The following proteins are encoded in a genomic region of Primulina huaijiensis isolate GDHJ02 unplaced genomic scaffold, ASM1229523v2 scaffold25037, whole genome shotgun sequence:
- the LOC140967366 gene encoding uncharacterized protein: MHTRSGYPRLNTDNSPVLLDSKVPKKLPQTNSIKDKEEITVITEVKPSDGPFCASSLVVGFYVPKDNQANAPSADLLHLQKWGLTYVAVRQFSGFVKDEDVGEEAAALYSNVSGTVWRDAIEKSRSGDNATEYIIAQYNSPFEFRNRLNEVWLTFDLEDNCGLRSDPNRCSYNYVCNV; encoded by the exons ATGCATACCAGGAGTGGATATCCAAGGTTGAACACGGATAATAGTCCCGTACTATTGGACAGTAAAGTCCCAAAAAAACTACCACAGACCAATTCAATCAAAGATAAAGAGGAAA TTACAGTAATCACCGAGGTGAAACCTAGTGATGGCCCTTTCTGTGCTTCATCCTTGGTCGTTGGCTTCTACGTTCCTAAGGATAACCAAGCGAATGCCCCGTCAGCCGATCTTCTTCATCTACAAAAATGGGGTCTAACCTATGTAGCAGTTCGGCAATTCAGTGGATTCGTGAAGGACGAAGATGTTGGAGAGGAAGCCGCTGCCTTATACTCTAATGTCTCTGGTACAGTTTGGCGGGATGCTATTGAAAAGAGTCGTTCAGGGGACAATGCAACAGAATACATCATTGCGCAGTATAATTCTCCGTTCGAGTTTAGAAACAGACTAAATGAGGTTTGGTTGACATTTGATCTGGAAGACAATTGCGGTTTGAGAAGTGATCCTAATCGATGTTCTTATAACTACGTATGTAATGTATGA